One window of the Saccopteryx bilineata isolate mSacBil1 chromosome 2, mSacBil1_pri_phased_curated, whole genome shotgun sequence genome contains the following:
- the PRR15L gene encoding proline-rich protein 15-like protein, producing MTEVGWWKLTFLRKKKSTPKVLYEIPDTYAQTEGSAEPPRPEDGSPNSDFNTRLEKIVDKSTKGKHVKVSNSGRFKEKKKIRATLAENPNLFDDKEGKGQ from the coding sequence ATGACCGAAGTTGGTTGGTGGAAGCTGACCTTCCTTCGGAAAAAGAAATCCACCCCCAAGGTGCTGTACGAGATCCCTGACACCTATGCCCAGACAGAGGGCAGCGCAGAGCCCCCGCGGCCTGAGGATGGGAGCCCCAACAGTGACTTTAACACCCGCCTGGAGAAGATCGTGGACAAGAGCACGAAGGGCAAGCACGTCAAGGTCTCCAATTCCGGCCgcttcaaggaaaagaaaaaaattcgaGCCACACTGGCAGAGAACCCCAACCTCTTTGATGACAAGGAGGGCAAAGGGCAGT
- the CDK5RAP3 gene encoding CDK5 regulatory subunit-associated protein 3: protein MQDHQHVPIDIQTSKLLDWLVDRRHCSLKWQSLVLTIREKINAAIQDMPESEEIAQLLSGSYIHYFHCLRIVDLLKGTEASTKNIFGRYSSQRMKDWQEIVALYEKDNSYLVELASLLVRNVNYEIPSLKKQIAKCQQLQQEYSRKEEEGQAGAAEMREQFYHSCKQYGITGDSVRRELLSLVKELPSQLAEIGAAAQSLGEAIDLYQACVGFVCESPEEQVLPMLRFVQKRGNATVYEWRTGTEPSVVERPHLEETPEQVEEDAIDWGDFGVEVPSEGTDSGISAQAAEIDWGISLESDSKEAGGDGVDWGDTAALQITVLEAGTQAPEGVARGSDALTLLEYPETRNQFIDELMELEIFLSQRAVEMSEEADILSVSQFQLAPAILQGQTKEKVVTMVSVLQDLIGRLTSLRMQHLFMILASPRYVDRVTELLQQKLKQSQLLALKKQLMVQKQQEALEEQAALEPKLDLLLEKTRELQKLIEADISKRYNGRPVNLMGSSL from the exons ATGCAG GACCATCAGCACGTGCCCATCGACATCCAGACCAGCAAGCTGCTCG ACTGGCTGGTGGACAGAAGGCACTGCAGCCTGAAATGGCAGAGCCTGGTGTTGACGATCAGAGAGAAGATCAATGCTGCCATCCAGGACATGCCGGAAAGCGAAGAGATTGCCCAGCTGCTCTCTGGATCTT ACATTCACTACTTCCACTGCCTAAGAATCGTGGACCTTCTCAAAGGCACTGAAGCttccacaaaaaatatttttggccgGTACTCTTCACAGCGAATGAAG gactGGCAGGAGATTGTAGCTCTGTATGAGAAGGACAACAGCTACCTGG TGGAACTCGCTAGCCTCCTGGTTCGGAACGTCAACTATGAGATCCCCTCGTTGAAGAAGCAGATCGCCAAGTgccagcagctgcagcaggaaTACAGCCGCAAAGAGGAGGAGGGTCAGGCGGGGGCCGCCGAGATGCGGGAACAGTTCTACCACTCATGCAAGCAGTACGGCATCACG GGAGACAGTGTCCGAAGAGAGCTGCTGTCCCTAGTGAAGGAGCTGCCAAGTCAGCTGGCCGAGATTGGGGCTGCAGCTCAGTCCTTGGGGGAAGCCATTGACCTGTACCAGGCCTGTGTGGGCTTCGTGTGTGAAAG CCCCGAAGAGCAGGTGTTGCCAATGCTGCGATTTGTGCAGAAGCGGGGAAACGCCACGGTGTACGAGTGGAGGACGGGGACAGAGCCCTCCGTGGTGGAGCGGCCACACCTCGAGGAGACTCCTGAGCAGGTGGAAGAAGATGCG ATTGACTGGGGCGACTTTGGGGTCGAGGTGCCTTCCGAAGGGACTGACTCCGGCATCTCTGCCCAGGCCGCTGAAATTGACTGGGGCATCTCCCTGGAATCAGACTCGAAG GAAGCTGGGGGTGACGGGGTAGACTGGGGAGACACTGCTGCCTTGCAGATCACAGTGCTGGAAGCTGGAACCCAGG ctcCGGAAGGAGTTGCTAGGGGCTCAGACGCCCTGACACTTCTTGAATACCCTGAGACCCGGAATCAGTTCATTGATGAGCTCATGGAG CTCGAGATCTTCTTGTCCCAGAGAGCAGTGGAGATGAGCGAGGAGGCGGACATCCTCTCGGTGAGCCAGTTCCAGCTGGCTCCGGCCATCCTGCAGGGCCAGACCAAAGAGAAGGTGGTCACCATGGTGTCAGTGCTGCAGGATCTGATTGGCCGGCTCACCAGTCTTCGAATGCAACACCTGTTTATGATCCTGGCCTCACCAAG GTATGTGGACAGAGTGACTGAGCTCCTCCAGCAGAAGCTGAAGCAGTCCCAGCTGCTGGCTCTGAAGAAACAGCTGATGGTGCAGAAGCAGCAGGAAGCGCTTGAGGAGCAGGCCGCTCTGGAGCCCAAGCTGGACCTGCTGCTAGAGAAGACCAGGGAGCTGCAGAAGCTG ATCGAAGCTGACATTTCCAAGAGGTACAATGGGCGCCCTGTGAACCTGATGGGAAGCTCCCTGTGA